The genomic interval CTAATAACAAATTAATAAAAATATGGACATTCAGGTCTTGCAGAACGTGCATTCGTATTTTATCGATGGTAAAATGAATATGTATACATATTGGAGAAAGTTAAAGGATGGGACATTTATGAAGGATTCAATTACATTCATCCATGCTGCAGATTTGCATTTAGATAGTCCATTTGTTGGATTAAAACATCTACCAACTCGTTTGTTTGAAAAAATGAGGGAAAGCACATTTTTAGCATTTTCAAGATTAATAACATATGCAATAAACGAGCAGGTAGATTTTGTTTTGCTTGCTGGTGATTTATATGACGAAGAGGAAAGAAGTTTAAAAGCACAGCTGAAATTAAAAAAGGAATTTGAACGACTGCATGAAGCTGGGATCGATGTATATGTTATTCATGGAAATCATGATCATATGGGGGGGAAATGGCTTGATCTAGAGTGGCCTGAAAATGTTCACGTATTTTCTAGTAAACAAGTAGAAATGAAAGTTTTCGAGAAAAATAAGATTCCCCTTGCTTATATTTATGGCTACAGTTATCCATCTCGTTCCGTTACCCAAAATATGACACAACAATATATGAAAAAAGATCACACATCTGTTTATCATATTGGCATGCTTCATGGATCAATTGAAGGAAATAACGAGCATGATGTTTATTTTCCCTTTACGGTAAATGAACTTATCACGAAGGATTTTGACTATTGGGCTTTAGGGCATATTCATAAACGTCAGCTTTTACATAAAAACAACCCGATTATTGCATATCCTGGAAATATTCAAGGCCGACACCGAAAAGAATTAGGTGAAAAAGGGTTTTATCATGTAGAAATGAATGGTGAAGACTCTACTGCTTCGTTTATTCCTGCCCAAGAGGTGATATGGGAAGAGGTTGAGATCTCGATAAACGGAATCGGTCATATTTCTGAGTTAATAAAGAAATGTGAGAGTCACAAGGAACAGTATCGACAAAAACAACATTCTACTTGTTTAACAATTATTCTTACTGGAACAGGAAACTTGGCAGACTCGTTACAATTTTCACAAACCATTCAAGATCTTATGGAAGTTATCAATGAAGCAGAAGGTGAAAACAATTATTTTGTATGGACCGTAAAAATTCAAAACGAAACTTTGCAACCCATTGGAGAAAAACATAAGCTCGCATCATTTTTCACAGATTTACACACAACAGTTGAAAACTATCAATCATTTGATGCTGTTATTGAGCCCCTCACACAGCACCATATTTATAGAAAATATATAACAGAATTTAGTCAGGAAGAACAGATGCAGCTATTAAAAGAAGCCGAGCAACTTCTTCATAGAGAGCTTCTGCAGCAAAATGATTCAAAGTGAGGTGAGATGAGTTGAAAATTGTAGAACTAAAGATTGATGGATATGGAAAGTTTGAGGATCAATGCTTTAAATTTGAGAATTCCCACTTGCAAATCATCTACGGTGAAAATGAAGCAGGTAAATCAACGATCATGTCATTTATTCATAGTATCCTTTTTGGCTTTCCAACGAAACAACAAAGTGAAAATCGTTATGAGCCCAAAAAAGGGAAAGCTTATGGCGGTTATATAGTGATTCGCACTGATGATAACACTCAATTAAAAATAATTAGACGGCATGGTAAAACTGGTGGACAAGTAAGAATTGAATTTGAAGATGGAGAAGTTGTGGATGGGGATGAGTATTTACAAACAATACTGAGTGGGATTGATCGTGATACATATCGTTCGATATTCTCCTTTGACATACATGGACTTCAACAAATTCAAAAAATGAATTCTGATCATATTGGGAAATTTCTTTTTCTCTCAAGTATTTATGGAGCAGAGGCTCTTTTTACAATCGAACATGCGCTGATGAAACAACAAGAAATGATTTTTAAGCCAAGTGGAAAAAGGCCAATATTAAATGAGGGACTTGCAAAGTTAAAAGACAGTCATACACAGCTTCACGAGGCGAAACGGAAAAACAATGAATATCAACAACTTATCATAAAGAGAGATTCTTTAGAAGAACAGCTTACTTCATTGGCTTTAACTAAGAAGCAATTAGATCAAAAGCAAAGAGAACTTGAAAAGATCCAATCTGTTCTTCCTCTTGTAAGGGAAAGAGAATGGTGTAAAGAACAATTGCAGATTCTTCCAGATACAAAGGGATTCCCTGAGGATGGATTACAACAACTTGAGTATTATGTCGTTACTCTTCAACCAATGGAGGCACAGCTGCACTCGTTACGGAGTAAATATGAAGAAATTAAGCGTGAAGAAGAAGAACTTTCAGTCAAGCAGGAGGTATTACAATTACAGCCTGTCATTATATCCTTACGTGAACAACTGCCGCTTTATGAAGAGAAAAAGAAAAATAGTCTCCAAAAGGAGCAAAGAATTGAACAGGTTCATCACGAAATCCAACTGTATAAACAAAGGTTATATCCTCATCTAAAAGAAGAACAAATGGTTACAATCCACGCAACTGTTCCAATTAAGGAAGCAATTAAAAAGGTTATTGCTGAGGCTCACCAGCTCAAACAACGAAAGAACTTGTTAGATGATCAATTTGAATCTGCAAGGCGTGCATTAGAAGAATCTGAATGGAAAATCGGCGATCTTCAAAAAGATATATTATCTGATGAGGAAAGGACTTCGCTAGATAATGAAATTGCCAAAAGTGAATCATTAAACCGTACACACCTTAAAAATGAACAGCAACAAATAGTAAATCAAATTCAAATTCGTAAAAATGAGTTTAAGCAAGAGAAGAATCAACGTTCATTCTTTATCGGATGTTTAGCACTCCTCCTCCTTATAGCTTCTGGATGGTTTTTGATCGTACAAAGCTGGCTATTAGTTGGAATTTTGATCCTTGCAATGATTTTTGCTCTCATCCAGCTTCAACGGATTAGAGTAAAAGAAGATCCGCTTATCGATCATTTAACAAATAGGCTTCATACACTTGAGGAGGAAATAAAAGATGATGGTGCAGAGCAACAGTCCTTGTCAGAATTATTGGTTTTACTTGAGAAGGATAATAAAATTAAGCAATCTTTATATCATGAGAAGCTTCTATTAAAGCAGCAGGAGCGGACGTACGACAGGATTATTAAGCTTTATGAAGATTGGGAAGAGGATCAATTCCAATGTAATGAAAAATCATCGAAACTGGCAGTACAGCTGCAGGTAGTGAAAGATACGACACCAGAGGCATTATTAGAAGCATTTGAGCTATTAGCGCATATTCAAAAATTAATCCTGCAAAAGCAGCAATTGATTGTTGAGCAGAAGTTATTAAAAGAAGAACTGGCAACTTATGAAAATCAAGTTCTTAAAATAATGGAAGCTTGTCAATTAAAAAATGATTCAATTGAAAAAGTGGTTTTTGAATTAACCAAGCTTGCTCACGAAGAAGAAACAAAGAATGAGAAGCTATTAAAGCTAACGGAGAGAAAAGCTGAAACAGAGGATTCGATTAACACCTTAACAAATGAAATGCTCTTTTTGAAAAACAAGAAAAATGAATTAATGAATAAAGTAGGCACAGATAATGAGGATGAATATCGGAAGCTGGCAAAAATTCATCAAAACAGAGAAGAATTAGAAAAACAAAAAATCTGGATTGAAAAGCAGCTTTCCACTGAAAAGAATATACAGCTAGAAACTTTTTCAATCGTCGGCGATGAGGAAATGGCGGAACAATTGGTTGAACTAGAAAAAACAATCGATCAAACTGTAGAAAAGGAAAAGGAAGTACAACAAGAGTTTTCCAGTGTATTAATTAAAATACAGGATATGGAGGAAAACGGAATTTATTCGAGGCTTAGACATTCATTTGAAAACGAAAAGGCTGTTGTAAGGGAGTACGCCGAGCAATGGGTCATAAAAGCTCTAGCCAAGGATTTATTATACCAGACTGTAGAACGTCATCGTAAATTAAGATTACCTGCTTTATTAGGGTATATCGAGAAGTACTTTTCAACGTTGACCTCGAATACATACAAGCATGTTTATTTGCCAGAGAACAAGCAATCATTTATTGTTGAACGAGCAGATGGGATGAGATTTTTTGCTGAGGAACTTAGCCAGGCCACTGCAGAGCAATTATATTTATCCATTCGTTTAGCACTCATTAAAACGATCAATGATCAAATACATTTACCAATCATTATTGATGATGGTTTTGTCCATTTTGATCACCAACGTACGGCTAATATCATGCAGTTATTACAAGAACTAAAGCAGGAAAACCAAGTCATTTATTTTACATGTCATCAGCATATTGCTAACAACTATCAAGATAAACATATGATTAATATTTCGAAAATGAGTGCCAGCTGACCTCTTCAATTTATTATGTGTTAACAAGCATGAATTTAATAACGTAGTTACAAGTGAAGGCGGGATGTTGCAACGATGAAAGATATCATGGTCAGTGAAAATGCGAGGAAGCTGGCTTCAATGCGTGTGATATGTTTTGCTTAATTTGAAACCGTGTTCTCTGTAACTATGCTATACTATTTTTAAAAATGTCGATATGTAAGCTGTTTAACATATTGTGCAATATACCCTCACTTTAAGTTCAGCCAACTAAGAAGTGAGAGCGGAGTTATAACACCATTCAAAACGCTGATTTGAAGATTGAACTTATTAGCATGGGGAAAGTCACTAGATGTGGTGTTATGTGTGTTGATAAATTTCGTATTCCATAGTGAATGAAATGTAAATAGAATGTTTAGAATTTGAGAGGAGCTTTGATTATGACAAAAGGAATACTTCATTTTGATGTTGGGGAACAAGTAGATGTCCATTTATTAATTAAATCTTCAACAAAGGGGATTGCAAGTAACGGTAAAGCATTTTTAACATTAATTTTGCAGGATACATCAGGTGAAATTGAAGCGAAGCTTTGGGATGCTTCAACGGAGGATGAGATGATGTATTCCCCGCAAAGTATTGTGAAAGTTTTTGGGGATATCCACCATTACCGCGGTCGTAATCAATTGAAAATTCGAAATATCCGTCCAAAGCATGAAGAAGAGATCGTCGACATTGCAGATTTCTTAGAAACGGCACCAATTTCGAAGGACGTAATGAATGATAAAATTACCCAATATATATTTGATATGAAAAATCCAAATATTCAGCGTATCACGAGATATTTGATGAAAAAACATGGAGCTGCATTTATTGAATATCCAGCAGCAACCAAAAATCATCATGAATTTGTATCAGGCTTAGCCTACCATGTTGTCTCAATGCTTGATTTAGCAAAATCAATCGCTGCTTTATATCCAAGTCTTGATACGGATTTACTGTATGCAGGTGTTATTCTTCATGATTTAGGAAAAGTAACAGAATTATCCGGTCCAATAAGTACGACATATACTGTCGAGGGGAATTTGATTGGACATATTTCTATTATGGTAAATGAAATTGCTAAGGCGGCAGAGCATTTACAAATTGAAGGTGAAGAAGTCATTATTCTTCAGCATTTAGTGTTAAGTCATCATGGTAAGGCTGAATGGGGAAGTCCAAAGCCACCGATGATAAAAGAAGCTGAAATCCTTCATTATATCGATAATCTTGATGCGAAGATGAACATGCTAGACCGTGCACTTGAACGTGTTAAGCCTGGTGAGTACACAGAGAGAGTATTTGCTTTAGATAATCGTTCTTTTTATAAGCCAACCTTTCATAAATAATAAAATAATTTTTTCTATCCACATGGAATATTAGCTGCTTTCTTTTCATATTTTTCTGTAAAAGGGCTTGTGGCCAAAAAGATGTACAAGTTATAAAAGGGGGAAGCATTGATGCTTATATTACCATGGTGGATATATGTGTGTATTATTGGAATCCTTGTTAGTGGATACATGGCTTTTAAAACGTCTCGAGAAGATAAGTTGATTGATGAAGAGTTTATTGAGAAAGAAGGACAAGTGTATCTTGATCGAATTGAGCAGGAACGGCAAAAAAAGCAGGATCTGATTAAGCAGCAACAGCTTCAGAATGATCAATCAGCAAGCTGAAAAACAGGGCCATCATTGATGGCCCTATTTTTATAGATAGAAACGAGTTCATTTTTATGTTATTTCTTTTCTTCTGTTTCAGTTTCAGTTTGAGGTTCTGATTCTGTCGCTGCTGCTTTAAAGAGGTCTTTGAAATCTTTATCTTTCACATCAACATTTGCGTCTTTTATTGCATTATCGATCGCTGATTGAATAACATCGGGTTGTTGTGTTTTTTGTTCGCGAACGGTTTCTGTTAAAGATTCTTTCATTTCTTCAAATGGCTTTACCGTTTCTGTCACTTTAATAATATGGAATCCAAATTGTGATTTTACAGGCTCACTTACTTCGCCTTCTTTCAACTTGAAGGCAGCATCTTCAAATTCTTTTACCATTGCTCCTTTACCAAACCAGCCTAAATCTCCGCCGTTTTGGCCAGAACCTGGATCTGTCGAGTATTCTTTAGCAAGATCTTCGAATTTTTCACCTTTTGCAAGCTTGTCTTTCACTTCTTTAGCAGTTGCTTCATCAGCAACTAAGATGTGGCTGGCATGAATTTGCCCTTCCAATGTATCGTAGTATGTTTTTAAGTCTTCATCTGTTACTTTTACTTCTTTTTCAGCTGCTTTTTTTCTTAATAAATCAACTTTTACCATTTGTTTTACGACATCTTCACCTTGCATTTCAACAATGCTTGAAAATTGATCGCCGTATTGAGTTTTTAATTTA from Metabacillus sediminilitoris carries:
- a CDS encoding metallophosphoesterase family protein, producing MKDSITFIHAADLHLDSPFVGLKHLPTRLFEKMRESTFLAFSRLITYAINEQVDFVLLAGDLYDEEERSLKAQLKLKKEFERLHEAGIDVYVIHGNHDHMGGKWLDLEWPENVHVFSSKQVEMKVFEKNKIPLAYIYGYSYPSRSVTQNMTQQYMKKDHTSVYHIGMLHGSIEGNNEHDVYFPFTVNELITKDFDYWALGHIHKRQLLHKNNPIIAYPGNIQGRHRKELGEKGFYHVEMNGEDSTASFIPAQEVIWEEVEISINGIGHISELIKKCESHKEQYRQKQHSTCLTIILTGTGNLADSLQFSQTIQDLMEVINEAEGENNYFVWTVKIQNETLQPIGEKHKLASFFTDLHTTVENYQSFDAVIEPLTQHHIYRKYITEFSQEEQMQLLKEAEQLLHRELLQQNDSK
- a CDS encoding ATP-binding protein, which codes for MKIVELKIDGYGKFEDQCFKFENSHLQIIYGENEAGKSTIMSFIHSILFGFPTKQQSENRYEPKKGKAYGGYIVIRTDDNTQLKIIRRHGKTGGQVRIEFEDGEVVDGDEYLQTILSGIDRDTYRSIFSFDIHGLQQIQKMNSDHIGKFLFLSSIYGAEALFTIEHALMKQQEMIFKPSGKRPILNEGLAKLKDSHTQLHEAKRKNNEYQQLIIKRDSLEEQLTSLALTKKQLDQKQRELEKIQSVLPLVREREWCKEQLQILPDTKGFPEDGLQQLEYYVVTLQPMEAQLHSLRSKYEEIKREEEELSVKQEVLQLQPVIISLREQLPLYEEKKKNSLQKEQRIEQVHHEIQLYKQRLYPHLKEEQMVTIHATVPIKEAIKKVIAEAHQLKQRKNLLDDQFESARRALEESEWKIGDLQKDILSDEERTSLDNEIAKSESLNRTHLKNEQQQIVNQIQIRKNEFKQEKNQRSFFIGCLALLLLIASGWFLIVQSWLLVGILILAMIFALIQLQRIRVKEDPLIDHLTNRLHTLEEEIKDDGAEQQSLSELLVLLEKDNKIKQSLYHEKLLLKQQERTYDRIIKLYEDWEEDQFQCNEKSSKLAVQLQVVKDTTPEALLEAFELLAHIQKLILQKQQLIVEQKLLKEELATYENQVLKIMEACQLKNDSIEKVVFELTKLAHEEETKNEKLLKLTERKAETEDSINTLTNEMLFLKNKKNELMNKVGTDNEDEYRKLAKIHQNREELEKQKIWIEKQLSTEKNIQLETFSIVGDEEMAEQLVELEKTIDQTVEKEKEVQQEFSSVLIKIQDMEENGIYSRLRHSFENEKAVVREYAEQWVIKALAKDLLYQTVERHRKLRLPALLGYIEKYFSTLTSNTYKHVYLPENKQSFIVERADGMRFFAEELSQATAEQLYLSIRLALIKTINDQIHLPIIIDDGFVHFDHQRTANIMQLLQELKQENQVIYFTCHQHIANNYQDKHMINISKMSAS
- the yhaM gene encoding 3'-5' exoribonuclease YhaM, producing the protein MTKGILHFDVGEQVDVHLLIKSSTKGIASNGKAFLTLILQDTSGEIEAKLWDASTEDEMMYSPQSIVKVFGDIHHYRGRNQLKIRNIRPKHEEEIVDIADFLETAPISKDVMNDKITQYIFDMKNPNIQRITRYLMKKHGAAFIEYPAATKNHHEFVSGLAYHVVSMLDLAKSIAALYPSLDTDLLYAGVILHDLGKVTELSGPISTTYTVEGNLIGHISIMVNEIAKAAEHLQIEGEEVIILQHLVLSHHGKAEWGSPKPPMIKEAEILHYIDNLDAKMNMLDRALERVKPGEYTERVFALDNRSFYKPTFHK
- a CDS encoding sporulation YhaL family protein; this translates as MLILPWWIYVCIIGILVSGYMAFKTSREDKLIDEEFIEKEGQVYLDRIEQERQKKQDLIKQQQLQNDQSAS
- a CDS encoding peptidylprolyl isomerase; protein product: MKKVAIALATAASLLALSACNNADSEVVVETKAGNITKDEFYDAMKARFGEDVLTELVHEKVLSEKIEISDKEIQTEFDKLKTQYGDQFSSIVEMQGEDVVKQMVKVDLLRKKAAEKEVKVTDEDLKTYYDTLEGQIHASHILVADEATAKEVKDKLAKGEKFEDLAKEYSTDPGSGQNGGDLGWFGKGAMVKEFEDAAFKLKEGEVSEPVKSQFGFHIIKVTETVKPFEEMKESLTETVREQKTQQPDVIQSAIDNAIKDANVDVKDKDFKDLFKAAATESEPQTETETEEKK